The genomic region ATGTAATGTCTATCGAGGTTCCAGTAAACGCAGTTTATTACATTCCTGCAGGTTCGGGTAATGTATTCTTAGGAGCTGGTCCTTACATTGGTTTCAACATCTCAGGTAAAGATAAATGGGATGGTTCTTTAGGAGAAACTGGTGGTTCTGGCGACAGAAAACTTGAGTTCTCTGGCGATAATAAGGACATGAACTTAATCGATGCAGGTGTTAACTTCCTAGGAGGTTACAAATTAAACAACGGTTTCTTAATTAACGCTGGTTACGGTTTAGGTTTATCTAACTTAAATCCAGGTGACGGCGAGAAAACATCAAACCGCGTATTATCATTCGGAATTGGTTTCCAATTCTAATTGAAAATAATATCTTATGTGAGAAGGCAATCGAAAGATTGCCTTTTTTTATGTTTATTAAGTAGCAATTAGCAGTTGCTAGTTAATAGTTAATCCCAATCCTGATTATCCTTTTATCTTTCCTTTCTTGGTTTAAAACTAATTCACCTTATTTGTTTCCGTCCAAACGCTAAGGTTTCAGATCTTAAATCTTATATCTAAACAAAAAAAATCCCCTTTACTTTTCAATAAAGGGGATTTTTGTTTTCTCAAAGAAATCTATCACACTTTGATTTCAACTTCAACACCTGAAGGTAATTCTAATTTCATTAACGCATCAACAGTTTTAGAGTTTGATGAGTAGATGTCTAACAATCTCTTGTAAGAACATAATTGGAATTGCTCACGTGCTTTTTTGTTAACGTGTGGAGAACGTAAAACTGTATAGATTTTTTTCTCAGTAGGCAATGGAATTGGACCACTAACAACTGCACCTGTAGGTTTTACTGTTTTCACGATTTTCTCAGCTGACTTGTCAACCAAGTTGTAATCGTAAGATTTCAATTTGATTCTGATTCTTTGGCTCATTTTATATTTGTTTTTAAAATGACCCCCGATTAGAGCTATTTATAATCAGGGATCGGTTGTTTTGTATGCTAATATTAGTCTTCTAGACCTTTTACTTTACCTTTTGATTTCGCGATAACTTCTTCAGCTACGTTACGAGGTGCTTCAGCATAGTGGTCAAACTCCATTGTTGAAGTTGCACGACCTGAAGTGATAGTACGTAATTGAGTTACATATCCGAACATCTCTGAAAGTGGTACTAAAGCTTTGATAACTTGTGCACCGTTACGTGAGTCAAGACCTTGCATCTGTCCACGACGACGGTTTAAGTCACCCATTACATCACCCATGTTTTCCTCTGGAGTCAATACTTCAACTTTCATGATAGGCTCCATTAATACTGGAGAACATTTAGGTAATGCTTGGCGGTAAGCCATTTTACCAGCTAATTCGAATGACAATGAATCTGAATCGACTGCGTGGAAAGATCCATCGATCAAACGTACTTTCATTCCTGATAGTGGGTAACCAGCTAATACACCATTGTTCATTGATGATTCAAATCCTTTTTGTACCGAAGGAATGTATTCTTTAGGAATAGCACCACCAACGATCTCATTAACGAATTGAAGAGGTGATTTAACAACATCCCAATCTTCGTCAGCAGGAGAGATAACAACTTTGATATCCGCGAATTTACCACGACCACCTGATTGTTTCTTGTAAACTTCACGGTGCTCAGATGTTCCGTTGATAGACTCTTTGTAAGCTACTTGTGGAGCACCTTGGTTAACCTCTACTTTGAACTCGCGTCTTAAACGGTCGATCAAGATATCTAAGTGAAGCTCACCCATACCTGAGATAACTGTTTGACCAGTTTCTTGATCAGATTTTACTACGAATGTAGGATCTTCCTCAGCTAATTTACCTAAAGCGATACCTAATTTATCTACGTCAGCTTGAGTTTTTGGCTCAATCGCTAAACCAATTACTGGCTCAGGGAAAGTCATTGACTCAAGGATGATTGGGTTTTTCTCGTCACAAAGAGTATCACCAGTTTTGATGTCTTTGAAACCTACAACTGCACCGATATCACCAGCACCGATTCTTTCGATAGGGTTTTGCTTGTTAGCGTGCATTTGGAAGATACGAGAGATACGCTCTTTATTTCCTGAACGAGTGTTCAATACATAAGAACCAGCCTCTAATACACCTGAGTATGCACGTACGAAACATAAACGACCAACGAATGGGTCAGTAGCAATCTTGAAACCTAATGCCGCGAATGGCTCAGATTCAGATGGCTTACGAACGATCTCTTCACCGTTACGTGGGTCAGTACCTTTTACAGCCTCTTGGTCAAGAGGTGAAGGCAATAACTCCATAACGAAGTCAAGCATTGTTTGTACACCTTTATTTTTGAATGATGATCCACAAACCATAGGAACGATTGCGTTGTCTAAAACAGCTTTACGTAAAGCGTCTAAGATTTCGCGCTCTGTCAATGAATCTGGATCTTCGAAGAATTTCTCCATCAAAGATTCATCATATCCAGCAACAGCTTCTAATAATTTCTCACGGTATTCAGCAACTTCGTCTAACATATCGTCAGGAATTGGAACTTCTGTAAAAGTCATACCTTTATCAGCTTCGTTCCAAACGATACCACGGTTGTTGATTAAGTCAACTACACCTTTGAAGTCGTCTTCAGCACCGATAGGTAATTGAAGCGCTACAGCCTCAGAACCTAACATCTCTTTCACTTGTTTTACAACTTTCAAGAAGTCAGCTCCTGAACGGTCCATTTTATTAACGAAACCAATACGAGGAACTTTGTAACCATCCGCTAAACGCCAGTTAGTCTCAGATTGAGGCTCAACACCATCAACAGCTGAGAATAAGAATACTAACCCGTCTAATACACGTAATGAACGGTTTACCTCTACAGTAAAGTCCACGTGTCCCGGAGTATCAATTACGTTTACTTGGTATTTTTTATTACGGTAGTTCCAGAATACAGTAACAGCCGCAGATGTGATCGTTATACCACGCTCTTGCTCTTGCGCCATCCAGTCTGTAGTAGCAGAACCTTCGTGAGTTTCTCCTAATTTGTGGTTAACTCCAGAGTAGAATAAGATACGCTCTGTCGTTGTAGTTTTACCAGCATCGATGTGGGCAGCGATACCAATATTTCTAACTAATTTTAAGTCTTTTGCCATATTAATTTTGCAGTTTGCCTATTGGCGTTTTTTGTTGCTTTGTTCTTAAACAAATACACCGACTCTCGATAATAAATATTCTATTATCTAAAGTCGGTGTAATCATATTTGATTCTTTATTTTCAAAATTAGAATCTGAAGTGTGAGAACGCTTTGTTAGCTTCCGCCATCTTGTGCGTATCTTCTTTCTTCTTTACAGCAGCACCTTCACCTTTAGAAGCTGAAATAATTTCTCCTGCTAATTTCTCAAACATCGTTTTTTCACCACGTTTGCGAGCATAAGAGATTAACCATTTCATTCCTAAAGCGATCTTACGCTCTGGACGAACTTCCATAGGAACTTGGAAGTTAGCACCACCAACACGACGAGATTTAACCTCTACAGCTGGCATAACGTTGTTTAAAGCTTTTTTCCAAGTCTCTAAACCGTTCTCTTGCGTTTTTGATTCTACTAATTCTACAGCATCGTAAAAAATAGAGTACGCGATAGATTTCTTACCGTCGAACATCATGTTATTTACGAAACGTGTTACCTGAACGTCATTAAACTTTGGATCAGGTAAAATGATTCTCTTTTTTGGTTTTGCTTTTCTCATTTTCTTTTCCTCCGTTTAATTATTTCTTACCTTTTGTTGGAGCAGCTGCTTGACCTGGTTTTGGACGTTTTGTTCCGTATTTAGAACGACGTTGGTTACGGCCTGCTACACCTGATGTGTCTAATGCACCACGGATGATGTGGTAGCGAACTCCTGGTAAATCTTTAACACGACCACCACGGATTAACACGATGGAGTGCTCTTGTAGGTTGTGTCCTTCTCCTGGAATGTAAGCATTCACTTCTTTTCCATTCGTTAAACGAACACGAGCTACTTTACGCATTGCTGAGTTTGGTTTTTTAGGGGTAGTAGTGTATACACGCGTACACACACCTCTTCGCTGTGGACATGAATCCAACGCTGGTGACTTACTCTTATCAACCAGAGCTACTCTACCTTTTCTAACTAATTGTTGAATAGTAGGCATTTACCTGTTTTGTGTTTTTAATTTGTGTAAAATTAATTTTTAAGTCTGCAAAGATATAAAGAATATTTGGATTCGTAAAGAGTTGTGCGATAAAGTTTTTAAATAAAACGGATGTTCTGATTGCACCGCCGTTTTCTAGTAGTTTATGATAGTTCGGCAAAGGTATTTTTATATTGTCAATCTTGCTGTACGGAATCTTATAGTGAAATCGATGAAGTGATATTCAATTTCGAACAAACTACAGCAGAAACTCCCTTTAGCTACAAATGGAATACATTTAGCGCAATCTGTCGAAATTGTGACGAAACATATTGTTTAAATAATTTATGTGGTATATAATTGAGAAACAAATTATGAAATTAAACAAATTATGAAAGAATTTGCCCTAAAAGCGATCGCTTTGCTCTTTATAGTTCTTACTGCCTGCTCGAAGGGAGAAAAAGAAACCAACAGTGCGCCGATCGTTCCTGTCGATCAGACTTTTCAATCGGATTACAGGTACAATTTAAACGTTGTCTATTTCGTCCCTAAAGATGTGGTGCCAAATCCGGGCTACGAAGAAAGGATTAGTAAAATCATGATAGCAGGACAAAGTTATTTCCAACATTGGATGGAACATTGGGGACTTGGCGCTAAAACATTCGGTCTGCTAAAAAATAAAGATAACACGCGTATCAAAATCCATTTAGTAAGAGGTGATAAGAATTCGACCGCTTACACCGACGATGCAGCTATAGTAGAACACGTCAATGCATATTTTTTAGCCAACCCGGCGGCATCTGCAAGTGATCATTATTTAGTTTTGACAGCCGTTAATAAAAAGCTCGATCAAGGGGAAGTCGTCCCGCATGAAGTGCCGTTTTATGGAACGGGAAGGTGGTGTTATGCGTTGGATTACCCCGGTATGAGTCAGGATAACCTTGGTAAACCCGGGCTCGTGGGGGAAAAGGCAACAATTTATATCGGAGGATTGCTTCACGAGATGGGGCATGGAATTAACCTTCCACACAATGGACCGACCGCCAGCCAGTATGCTAGCTCCGAATTTGGGATGACCCTAATGGGGGCAGGGAATTATACCTACGGTAAATCACCAACTTTTATAAGCTTATTCGATGCCGCAACCTTGAGCAATTGTCAGGTCTTCAGTAAAGAGGCTAAAGCGTTTTATGGATCCGCAACAATGAAAGTTGATCAAATTTCTGCGGCTGTGGAAGGATCCGAAATTGTTGTAGAAGGAACTTATACTACGAACGTCGTGCCGTCACATGTTACTATACGGAATATTTTGGAGTCCGACCCTGAAGGTTATCAGTCAATCACATTTACGAAAAAGGCCAACGAAGACAATAGCTTTAACGTGAGAATG from Sphingobacterium sp. BN32 harbors:
- the rpsJ gene encoding 30S ribosomal protein S10, with protein sequence MSQRIRIKLKSYDYNLVDKSAEKIVKTVKPTGAVVSGPIPLPTEKKIYTVLRSPHVNKKAREQFQLCSYKRLLDIYSSNSKTVDALMKLELPSGVEVEIKV
- a CDS encoding porin family protein, whose translation is MKKLLLSFGAVVLLAAGAQAQTSYGLKAGVNLGKYSNVSDLEKDYQKNNVSFYVTGYADLPVAPQFSIQPGVSLQGKGAKYEASGDNASGSLSRNVMSIEVPVNAVYYIPAGSGNVFLGAGPYIGFNISGKDKWDGSLGETGGSGDRKLEFSGDNKDMNLIDAGVNFLGGYKLNNGFLINAGYGLGLSNLNPGDGEKTSNRVLSFGIGFQF
- the rpsG gene encoding 30S ribosomal protein S7 translates to MRKAKPKKRIILPDPKFNDVQVTRFVNNMMFDGKKSIAYSIFYDAVELVESKTQENGLETWKKALNNVMPAVEVKSRRVGGANFQVPMEVRPERKIALGMKWLISYARKRGEKTMFEKLAGEIISASKGEGAAVKKKEDTHKMAEANKAFSHFRF
- a CDS encoding discoidin domain-containing protein, which codes for MKEFALKAIALLFIVLTACSKGEKETNSAPIVPVDQTFQSDYRYNLNVVYFVPKDVVPNPGYEERISKIMIAGQSYFQHWMEHWGLGAKTFGLLKNKDNTRIKIHLVRGDKNSTAYTDDAAIVEHVNAYFLANPAASASDHYLVLTAVNKKLDQGEVVPHEVPFYGTGRWCYALDYPGMSQDNLGKPGLVGEKATIYIGGLLHEMGHGINLPHNGPTASQYASSEFGMTLMGAGNYTYGKSPTFISLFDAATLSNCQVFSKEAKAFYGSATMKVDQISAAVEGSEIVVEGTYTTNVVPSHVTIRNILESDPEGYQSITFTKKANEDNSFNVRMPISEFRTKANMNYTLQIFLHHKNGSSSYVFYPYKFVNNIPVIDIGTRPLIERKNWTVESVSSFQVGYQPTRVLDGNEKTYWHTSWSNPGSHPHHITINVGENAVVAKGVSYLTRPDNTGAAAKIKEFKVEISMDNQHWEVAYLGRGALNGRQYFPFANSKTFRYFRIVTVNDFKGENHASIAELDLY
- the fusA gene encoding elongation factor G; translation: MAKDLKLVRNIGIAAHIDAGKTTTTERILFYSGVNHKLGETHEGSATTDWMAQEQERGITITSAAVTVFWNYRNKKYQVNVIDTPGHVDFTVEVNRSLRVLDGLVFLFSAVDGVEPQSETNWRLADGYKVPRIGFVNKMDRSGADFLKVVKQVKEMLGSEAVALQLPIGAEDDFKGVVDLINNRGIVWNEADKGMTFTEVPIPDDMLDEVAEYREKLLEAVAGYDESLMEKFFEDPDSLTEREILDALRKAVLDNAIVPMVCGSSFKNKGVQTMLDFVMELLPSPLDQEAVKGTDPRNGEEIVRKPSESEPFAALGFKIATDPFVGRLCFVRAYSGVLEAGSYVLNTRSGNKERISRIFQMHANKQNPIERIGAGDIGAVVGFKDIKTGDTLCDEKNPIILESMTFPEPVIGLAIEPKTQADVDKLGIALGKLAEEDPTFVVKSDQETGQTVISGMGELHLDILIDRLRREFKVEVNQGAPQVAYKESINGTSEHREVYKKQSGGRGKFADIKVVISPADEDWDVVKSPLQFVNEIVGGAIPKEYIPSVQKGFESSMNNGVLAGYPLSGMKVRLIDGSFHAVDSDSLSFELAGKMAYRQALPKCSPVLMEPIMKVEVLTPEENMGDVMGDLNRRRGQMQGLDSRNGAQVIKALVPLSEMFGYVTQLRTITSGRATSTMEFDHYAEAPRNVAEEVIAKSKGKVKGLED
- the rpsL gene encoding 30S ribosomal protein S12 — translated: MPTIQQLVRKGRVALVDKSKSPALDSCPQRRGVCTRVYTTTPKKPNSAMRKVARVRLTNGKEVNAYIPGEGHNLQEHSIVLIRGGRVKDLPGVRYHIIRGALDTSGVAGRNQRRSKYGTKRPKPGQAAAPTKGKK